One genomic window of Saccopteryx bilineata isolate mSacBil1 chromosome 4, mSacBil1_pri_phased_curated, whole genome shotgun sequence includes the following:
- the PNMA1 gene encoding paraneoplastic antigen Ma1, with product MAMTLLEDWCRGMDVNAQRALLVWGIPVNCDEAEIEETLQAAMPQVPYRVLGRMFWREENAKAALLELTGAVDYAAIPREMPGKGGVWKVVFKPPTSDAEFLERLHLFLAREGWTVQDVARVLGFQNPNPAPGPDMPAEMLNYILDNVIQPLVESIWYKKLTLFSGRDIPGPGEETFDSWLEHANEVIEEWQVSDVEKRRRLMESLRGPAADVIRILKTNNPAITTAECLKALEQVFGSVESSRDAQVRFLNTYQNPGEKLSTYVLRLEPLLQKVVEKGAIDKDNVNQARLEQVIAGASHSGAIRRQLWLTGAAEGPAPNLFQLLVQIREEEAKEEEEEAEAALLQLGLEGHF from the coding sequence ATGGCGATGACACTGTTGGAAGACTGGTGCAGGGGGATGGATGTGAACGCCCAGAGAGCCCTGCTGGTCTGGGGGATCCCAGTGAACTGTGATGAGGCTGAAATCGAAGAGACCCTCCAGGCAGCGATGCCTCAGGTACCCTATCGAGTGCTTGGGAGAATGTTCTGGAGGGAGGAGAATGCGAAAGCAGCCTTGTTAGAGCTCACTGGCGCTGTGGATTACGCGGCCATCCCCAGGGAGATGCCAGGTAAAGGAGGGGTCTGGAAAGTAGTCTTTAAGCCCCCGACTTCCGATGCTGAATTTTTAGAAAGGTTGCACCTCTTCCTAGCAAGAGAGGGGTGGACCGTGCAAGATGTTGCCCGTGTCCTTGGGTTTCAGAACCCCAACCCGGCTCCAGGTCCAGATATGCCAGCGGAGATGCTaaattatattttggataatGTTATTCAGCCTCTTGTTGAGTCCATATGGTACAAGAAGCTGACCCTGTTCTCGGGGAGGGACATCCCCGGGCCTGGGGAGGAGACTTTTGATTCCTGGCTGGAGCACGCTAATGAGGTCATAGAGGAGTGGCAGGTATCTGATGTAGAAAAGAGGCGGCGATTGATGGAGAGTCTTAGAGGCCCTGCCGCTGACGTCATCCGCATCCTCAAGACGAACAACCCCGCGATAACTACCGCCGAATGCCTGAAGGCGCTTGAGCAGGTGTTTGGCAGCGTCGAGAGTTCTAGGGATGCGCAGGTCAGATTTCTGAACACTTATCAGAACCCAGGAGAAAAGTTATCGACGTATGTCCTTCGTCTGGAGCCTCTGTTACAGAAGGTGGTGGAGAAGGGGGCCATAGATAAAGATAACGTGAACCAGGCCCGCCTGGAGCAGGTCATTGCTGGAGCCAGCCACAGCGGGGCCATCCGAAGGCAGCTATGGCTGACCGGGGCTGCGGAAGGGCCGGCACCCAACCTCTTTCAGTTGCTGGTGCAGATCCGCGAGGAAGAGgccaaggaagaggaggaagaggctgAGGCTGCCCTTCTCCAGTTAGGCCTGGAGGGGCACTTCTGA